In Fragaria vesca subsp. vesca linkage group LG1, FraVesHawaii_1.0, whole genome shotgun sequence, the sequence AACGTCTGGAGAAGAGTGCGAGGGGAATTCGGAGCTGCATGCTAGCTGCTTGTTTTTATTCGCGAGAGAATGACAGAAAGCTAGGGATCTCTGAGACTGAGCTTCGGGGTGAGTGGTGGGAATGGTGAGCTGAGTGCTAGTGCACCATATGTTCAAGTACCAAGCTCTGCAATGCTCTGCAAAGCTGGCCTCCACTGCCCCCCACCACCATGACTCCTCGCCACACCTCTGCTGCTGCCACCACCGCCACCACCACTACTGCTGCTTCCGACACGGTGAGCCTCATGCTCCATCTGCAACCAAGAAAAGATAACAAAATCTAAGATAAAAGGAAATTTATGGTGGTGAGCATGCTTGTATATGAAACTTTACACGCACGCACTCACCATGAGACAATGACAATTCATGCATGCTTAATCAATATTCAAAATGGGAAAGCCATCAATAGGGTAAGTAGAGGTCTTTGTTATCTTTCTATCTCTCATTTTACTTTTGTATATGGATTTAAGCAAGCTAGCTTAATGTATGAAAGCACTATAACCTAACCAAGCCGATTACCAGACAAGTCTAGCTCAGATATTACATGTCTTTTAAGATTAGCATACTTATATCATAGGATTAGGAGTTCATGATAATATTGGTAAAAGCAAAGTGAACTCTAAGTCCACCAGAGGGTATATCATAAGCAGATCGACATGGAAGGCTTCAATTCATCACTAAAGTACCCTTATGATAATGACTCACTTATTATAGATCTCTAATGCTGAAGTAGTTAAAACATTTATCTCTAAAGCTGAGATTTCAAAATCAAGTTCTTACTGAGTAATGCACCAACATTTTATCGCCTACATGGTTAATTAGTCATCATCCATATTGAATAAGGAATAACTTTTCTCATCCATGATCTCCCAAAATATAACAAGAAAATTTACTTTTCATAACAAGGGTCTGTAGGCTTATATATATTGCCTCCAATTCCTTAAACAATTTAGTTTGCAAAAGCTCACATAAGCTTGAACTCTAGAAGCCAATGCTGTGAAGCTACAAAACAAAATGCCAAAAGCCCTACAGTTTTTCATACTGGAAATTTCTGACTAGTGTTAAGATTCTTACAGAGTTTTTAACCCAACAAAGTTGCTGACAGAAAACAAACGTGTAAACATAAAGAACCCAGATTCCTCGAGATTTGTGGGTTAAAGTAAAGTTCTGATTCTTCGAAATCACTGACAGATAAGTTATTCAATTCACCAGCACTCCGGAGAAAAAACAACCCATCTCTTACCTCTGCATATACATATTTTCCCCCCTTCTTACTTTATGGAACATCTCATTTACATTTTGTCTTAAATTCTCAATAATCCAAATGAACTTTATGATTATGGGAATATGGGAATATATTTGTCTTCAAGAGGCTTCAATCAGTTGAAGGGACAAATCAAAATAAGATACCCTGTCTCCTCTTATCTCTATGGTCTATAGCTCCTCCTATGCCCTTAGGAAATGAAATGACACCAATATAGATGAATGCATGCATACCTGCCAGTCCCCCACTACCAAAGAACACAAACCAAAGTCTTACAAAGTACAAAACTACAATCACATCCATTAGAAGGACAAAACTACCCCACAACATATACAATGATCAATGGAGCTAGATGACCGTCATATTTACAGTGATTAATGCAAATGCATTGGTTTAAGTTGTATGATAATGATTGGATTTCAAAAAAAAAAGTTGTATGATAATGATCATACAAGAAGCAACACACACTGTTATGTACGTCAATGACGTAAAACTTTTCATCTAAGCTACTAAATCCTTTGATTAACAAAAGCTTTAAGGAGTGTAGTACACTAATGTTTTGTTTTACTAACTAGGTGAACAAATTAGTATCATGATTGGAATAAGGGTTGTGTGATCGTGATATTACCTTGGTAGAACTGCGGTCGTCGGATTTCGAATTCGGATTCGGACCATCGGAGTCTTTCTTTTTCAGTTCAAGGCCAAGTGCACCTCTATCCCTCAGCAACTTCCCCAGCTTCACAGACTTCTTAGCAGCAAACTCCTTCAACACATCTGCACATCCCACAAAAAATAACATTCGTTAAACACCAAAAACTCCGTCGTAAAAATGGGAAAACCGATGATCCAAATATTTTACCTTCGAAACTGATGAGCCGGTAAACCTGTCCGATATGCAAAGTGTCGTCCGGCCTCAGAAGCTTGAGATGCTTAACCGGCGCGCCATTCTCGGCCTTTAACGTCGGCGACGTCACCACAAGCGCCACGTAGTTCCCCGGATTCGACGTCATGATCTCATGAGCGCTCACCGACCAGTAAATCCTCTCGACCTTGTTGTTTGCCGGGTGGTGTATAACCACCGTGGCCGCCTCAGCCGCCTGACAGTTGCCCATCTCGCCACAAACACGACTCGTCGGAGATCCCAAGCTAGCTAGGTTTTTCTTTTTTGGGTCAATACAAGCTAGCTAGCTAGCCAAACGGATATGGAACCGTTCTCGTTGGGGTGTTCTCGTTGGGGTTTATGGCTATATTTATGAGAGTTGGGGGTTTGGAGTGATCTCAGAGAGTCAGAGGTGACGTGGTGAATAGGGTTTTGGATGGGAGAGCGGTCCCTGGTATTAGGGAAGGTTTTCACGTTCACCGACGCACGTCAAGAATCGGAGGAGAGCAGAAGGATGTGACAAACTGAACCAGACCTAGCCCGTCCAATGGCGACGGACCCAGAAACCAAAGTGAGTGATACAGACGTGTGAGAAGTGAGAACTGAGAAGAAGGTAGAGACGGAAGAAGAAATGAAGAGGGGGATGGGGAAGGTGGGGAGTTATATATAGAGGGATTGCGTATAAGGTGATGTCGTATACGAACTGAAGTGAGAGAAGCGAATTATAATGGAGTGTGACCTTTTTTTTTTGCAGACGTGTGAGATCTGCAAAAGCAGGATGGTTGCGTCTGCGGAAGAGAGGAGAAGGACCCTACGGGGATGGCTGCGGTGCTCTCATCAGAATCCATATCTTCAATCTGCCTCGTGATTTATGGAAAATGTATGAATTATTTAACCAAACAAACAGATTAGTACGTTACAAGAGAAAATGTGATGAATTATTCTAGAATTTAATGTCCTAATATAATGAAAGTAAATACATTACCGTATATGAAAAAAATTATGTGGTATTATATGCATCAAACGTAAACTTGTACTTATTTCATCCTAAACCACAATATATATTCAGTTTCATCTTTACCCAAATGAACACTTTCCTCATTTGGTCGTGGAATGTAGACTGATTCCCAACTTATGAATTTTTCAACGTTCATTTTGTTATCCATTTCCCATAGAAGCATAGCAACATGCCTATTATGTTTCCATTGAATTCAACTTAATACCATACCAGGGGATGATTAGTGAGATTGTAACTGATTTCTCTTCGCCTTTTGTTCTCAAACATGTCAAAAGGCCTTACCAAACGACTCGTGGAGTTAGGCTAACTCATAAAAAAGAATTGTGTTGTCAAACTTGTACTATGGATAGTGAAAATACACTTTCTCATTGAAGTTTCATCAACTTTTCTACAAAATGCAGCAACATATTAATATTAACAAAGTTAATTAGAATGATCAGATAAAGATTAAAGTTATGAAATATAATATTTTGGTCTGGAATGGGATTCGTAGGGGATCCAACCAACTCGATGTCAACAATTGAATGACCAGATACAATCAAAACGTGGTTCTCTTAAAAAAAAATCAAAACGTGGTAATATGAATAGACAAAAGTTGATTAGGCAGAGTACATGGTGTAAAAGTTCATTTATAAATCCCAAGAGGGCTGCATAGCAATATCCCACCGAGTTTGGCCCAGTTCTATACAAATTGGATCTAAAATTGATTTATCCATTTTGGGTTGTGTAGCTACCCAACGCAAAAGCCTAATTTACTTGGCACTTTGTTTAAACATTGGGCCTAGGTTTTAGGACCATTTTCAAATGTGAGTTTTATACTTCGATCAAGCTTCGTGTGAGAGCGAGTTTCACACATTAAGATACACTTACATCACCAATGTGCAAGTCACCCGATTAGAGATGTGAAGATAAATGAGGACTATAAACCGTCAATTCTTTCTTCTGGCTTTTTCATTTTTAATCCAATCAGATTGATTACTCATAACTTCTTCGACTTTGGGTCCTCACCTCTTGTGTTTGAAACACTTGGACTAGTTTTTTGGGTTCCAGTTGTGTTACCTAGATGGCTGAATCAAATAAAAGGCAGAGATTACATATCGGTTGTTTGTTTCATTTATACCTTGGTGCATATAAGAAATTTTGACTTCGTGTAGCCTTGTTTATAGAACAATGTATGAATTGAATGATGGATAACAATGTTTCATTCTTAGACTGCATATATAATTGAAATGGTGTGGATAAGTATTGACTATTTTCATATGAGCTATATGAATTGGCAACACCTTAATTTCATCGACACATTAGATTAGCACTTTATGCAGTGATAAAGGAATTTATCTTTATAGCAAAGAATACTAGGTAGCCAAGGATCTTTAATTTTAACACATACACAAACCTTATCAGCTGATTCAGCTCATACATATTTCTAATTTCTTTAACCTCACACTTAGTAGAGATGCATCGACTATAGTAATAGTTCAACTCTATGTATATAGTTGAGTTGTCATTCTACTAAACTGATCTGTTTGTATAAACCAAGAGACAAGATCATTCAATCTACTTTTAAGTCCATGTGTTCTTTTTGAAGAAGACTTGTAAGTCCATGTTGAAATTCTTCTATTTTGCAGTGGAAATGGCAGTATACTCCTAATTATTCTCCTCATGTTGAGAGATTTCCACAGTGCCAGCAATAGTATGTCGACCATAAAAACCAAGCTATAAAATGATGATTGCCTGATTATTAAAACAAATCATTGTCTTAATGAGATCAAAATTTTCGTGTAGCCCCGTTTAGTTTAGAAATATAAGTCTGATACTTGTAAGTTGAAAGTTGCGAATTGATTCAAAGTGAACTGGTTTTACGTTGCTAAAACGGTTAAGAAGACTTAATGTCCAACAAGCTCCGTACGAGACTTTAAAATTACACCGTTTACACGATACAACTTAATGTCTGATACATTTCGTGCAAAACTTGACTCCAAAATTACCTTATTGGGGTATTCGGCAAATAAGAAAGAGATGTGAAATCCACACACTTCAAATTTCTTTTTTTTGTTAATACATTTATGAAAAGACAAAGTTTTAGTCACTATAAAAGATAAAATTTAAGTTACCAAAAAACGAAAAAAAATAAAAGTAATTGTACGGACGATACTAACTAATTAATTTACTTTTACCGTAACTTATTAGTAATAATATATATATATATAATATATATANATATATATATATATATATATATATATAGTATAATATATAAGTATAACTAACAAATAAAATAAAAGTAAAATAAACTAAACTAATACTANACTACTATACTACGTACTAACTACTTATAGTAAGTAGTATATATATATATATATATATATATATATATATATATATATATATATATATATATGAAAGATTACATTTGAAGCCAAAATAAAATAAAAATAAGAATAAACAATCTCATCATACTGTATAACCATCTTATTGAAGATTGAAATGATTCTTAAATCTGATTTGAAATATATAGAGAATTTTTTTTTCTCCGATCCGATGTAAAGATGTAGAGAATTGTTATTGTTTGAATTTTATAGATTTTAGTTTAATATTATATTTTCACAAAAATTCTTGATTATGAGGTTAGTATTGGAATATTTAGTTTAAAATTGAAATGTGGGGTGACCAAAATATTTGATGGGGTGGCAATAGCTGTACCCATTTCAATTTAGGGTGTGTAGAAAAAGAGTTATAGAATAAGAAAAGGACTGCAAACGAAACAACAATTCAAAGTCCAAACGTACACAACCATATTCTTTATGTGAAGCTTATCTATCGGTCGGTCCGATCTTTGTAACTGACATTGTTGGCAAAGAAAGCCAAGCTTTAATCTTTCCTTGTTCAACTTCGTGTCACATGAATTTCACAGCCCGCCACCGCATAAAAATATCTCCCAAAATCTTATAGGCCACAAAACGTGCCAAACTTGTAAACTCTACGAGACACCCCATCAACGTCCCATTGGCATCTCCGCATCTCACCAACGAATCAATCTTTCTGTCTTTCTCCAAATCTCCAACTATACCCCTGACTTTGTCGTCGTTTTGTCCTTTAATTTTTCCTATTTGGCTCCTATTTTTGGTTCTTACAATCCAACATTTGGTTTCAGATTTACTCATAAGGACAATTCTCTCATTTCTGAATTTCACCGCCCCATTATTGGTATAAACAGGTGGAAAAACCGATCTGAGGGAGAAGAAGATTCTCCTTCTGGGGGCCTGGCTTTGTTCTCTGCTGGTGATTCTTCATAATTGAGGTTGGTTTTCTCACCTGGGTTCTACTTGTTGAGCTTATAGTTCCTGTCATTGTTGTTATTAGTTTCTGTTTTAGTGGTTCTGGTTTTGCTTGAAAATGTAGCAAAAAATAAGGACATGGAATATGTTCTTTTTGTTATTTGGTTCTCTGCAATACTTGAAAGATCGAATCTTGACTTATGCTTGCGGTAATTTGGTTGGGAATTGGATTTCGTTTAAGTTGCACGGACCAAAAGATCAATGCTTTAAGATCTGTTTTGCTTTCTTGGTTTCTTAGTTATAATTGGCAAGTAAATATTGCATTTTGATTTGTGAGTGGTGTGATTTGGTTTGAACAGAGAATGGGGAATTTTTTAGTTGCATATGTTGCATGCAGTGAAATATCAGTGATTTTAAAGATTGATTTGATTCTTGGTTTCTTAGTTGAGTTCCTTTTGTTTGCTTTGAGTTGAACATTGTGTGATCTGGATTGAACAGAGAATGAGCAGTGAAGAACAAAGCTTTGAGGATCCCAAACTGGTTGCTGATGCAATGGACAACAATCAGGCATGTGCATCGAAGGAAGGTAAAGGAAAGCGTCTGTGGAAGAAGGTGAAGTATCAGCTGGTTGAGTACCACTCGTTGCCCCACTATTTAAGAGACAACGAGTATATCATAGGTCATTACCGG encodes:
- the LOC101291177 gene encoding uncharacterized protein LOC101291177 — its product is MGNCQAAEAATVVIHHPANNKVERIYWSVSAHEIMTSNPGNYVALVVTSPTLKAENGAPVKHLKLLRPDDTLHIGQVYRLISFEDVLKEFAAKKSVKLGKLLRDRGALGLELKKKDSDGPNPNSKSDDRSSTKMEHEAHRVGSSSSGGGGGGSSRGVARSHGGGGQWRPALQSIAELGT